In Daphnia magna isolate NIES linkage group LG6, ASM2063170v1.1, whole genome shotgun sequence, the following are encoded in one genomic region:
- the LOC116925907 gene encoding protein PRRC2C, with product MNEFQTEVLRQVVGHCSHNIGWNGIHASSLDLLTEVLQKYLTEIGRSVHRYSEQFGRTGPNLDDLGLTFRDMGISIQDLSDYVCNVEPTTFNEDVSAIPVPREHSLNFLKPGSHEVLSRPVYIHEHLPPMQHIILDDDKASADYPEITETLSVAQDNFEPTVNLSPHPYSFKRPDGAEKRKGGWLGDDGQPIREISSVMMTSSGYLSSSREGKLPESKVRKLFLETEPDHVLPEKKINIKKVFEGIKKTDEIPKKSDEKDSDLVKKFNEILKDRQIETPEEKKPIPEQSKEEDFEKEGKRERNKEKERVGEQEKEKERDAEKEMEKEKEKSEKDKVSGKEQEKDKIKKKRNKEKLLEEFAFFEKGKSISLKPSEPTVVSDSTKQKLNIFKKIPKSKDLDNQATRISSRTENAESEKGSVTVVEESPLKSIPEAAVLSSNSESFAGGKLKISKKDRKQKSKQDRLPFNSEGGIFVDSQDKVKVGKELGKVEPVCPKEESIGPSDLSILGKSGQNRSKMMASPGVEVPKKKKGRPPRVMTPDLGETQISEAAPPVHGESPIPPAPKSFFSFPPHFSVPGLIPPPFIPNVPFNLLGVPPLGGLRSPLGIPPTNMFSSVGPLTNMPSTDFYTPPKGDTINRMVPMSSSPTKSPNIVDSLPESSLNMETSEAESIVTKKKEKREKKEKEKKKKDKKIKEKVSDEQERKNKKDKKKEKKEKDKEKCKEKEENLTVPKITFKFAAAPSSPHPLTPDSTPKLIFKAIADKEGNFTASGSSNRDVTVQSPVQPAVEVAKFSALVTRPPKLVKTVKEIPANKPCVETTTDSPSTSQPALAPRTPSPSPKVRREKPQKPPRVTKDKEKEKKKCDKPGVGDVAVITETVGSYYDEFGNKIWICPACGRQDDGTPMIGCDECDDWYHWVCVGIRVPPAETESWFCQRCIAKKQGSLKDKKKGRKKKSV from the exons ATGAACGAATTTCAGACAGAAGTTTTGCGACAAGTCGTTGGACATTGTAGCCATAATATAGGTTGGAATGGAATTCATGCTTCTTCACTAGACTTGCTGACCGAAGTTCTTCAGAAATACCTAACTGAGATAGGGCGTTCAGTGCACAGATATTCAGAACAGT TTGGACGAACAGGTCCAAATTTAGATGACTTAGGACTTACCTTTCGAGATATGGGTATCTCAATTCAAGACCTTTCAGACTATGTTTGCAATGTGGAGCCCACTACTTTTAACGAAGATGTTTCTGCAATTCCAGTACCCAGAGAACACTCACTGAATTTTCTTAAACCAGGAAGCCATGAAGTTCTTTCAAGACCTGTTTACATTCATGAACATTTACCCCCTATGCAGCACATAATTCTTG ATGATGATAAAGCTTCTGCAGACTATCCAGAAATTACAGAAACCCTTTCAGTTGCTCAAGATAATTTTGAGCCAACTGTGAATTTGTCTCCACATCCTTATTCTTTTAAAAGACCTGATGGAGCAGAGAAACGAAAGGG AGGATGGTTGGGTGATGATGGCCAACCAATTAGAGAAATATCAAGTGTGATGATGACATCATCGGGTTACCTTTCGTCATCGCGAGAAGGGAAATTGCCTGAAAGTAAAGTTCGAAAACTGTTTCTTGAAACAGAACCGGATCACGTCCTTccagagaaaaaaattaatattaagAAAGTATTTgaaggcattaaaaaaacagatgAGATTCCTAAAAAAAGTGACGAGAAAGACTCGGATTTAGTTAAGaaatttaatgaaattttaaaggaTCGGCAAATTGAAACCCCGGAAGAAAAGAAGCCAATACCCGAACAATctaaagaagaagattttgaaaaagagggaaagagaGAGCGAAATAAGGAGAAAGAGCGAGTAGGagagcaagaaaaagaaaaagaacgagaTGCTGAAAAGgagatggaaaaagaaaaggagaaatcCGAAAAAGATAAAGTTTCtggaaaagaacaagaaaaagacaaaataaaaaagaaacgtaacaaagaaaaattgctagaagAATTTGCCTTCtttgaaaagggaaaatctATATCATTGAAACCGTCGGAGCCTACTGTCGTCAGTGACTCGACAAAGCAAAAACTGAATATTTTTAAGAAAATCCCAAAAAGCAAAGACCTTGATAATCAAGCAACACGCATCTCGTCACGCACCGAAAACGCTGAATCTGAAAAAGGATCCGTCACCGTGGTTGAGGAAAGTCCATTGAAAAGCATTCCTGAAGCAGCAGTATTGTCCTCAAATAGCGAAAGCTTTGCTGGcggaaaattaaaaatttcaaaaaaagatcGGAAGCAAAAAAGTAAACAAGACCGTCTTCCTTTTAACTCTGAAGGCGGCATTTTTGTTGACAGCCAAGATAAGGTCAAAGTTGGAAAAGAACTTGGAAAGGTAGAACCTGTTTGTCCAAAAGAAGAATCGATCGGACCAAGTGACCTGTCGATTTTGGGAAAATCCGGGCAAAACAGGTCCAAAATGATGGCTTCTCCCGGTGTTGAAgtaccgaaaaagaaaaaaggtcgACCTCCCCGTGTTATGACTCCTGATCTAGGTGAAACCCAAATTTCTGAGGCTGCACCACCAGTCCACGGTGAATCGCCTATTCCACCGGCTCCaaaatctttcttttctttccctcccCATTTCTCAGTTCCTGGATTGATACCACCGCCGTTTATTCCAAATGTCCCATTTAACTTATTGGGAGTTCCTCCTTTAGGAGGATTGAGATCCCCTTTAGGGATCCCTCCCACGAATATGTTTAGCAGTGTGGGACCCCTGACTAATATGCCCTCAACGGATTTTTATACTCCACCTAAAGGGGATACCATTAACAGAATGGTTCCCATGTCCTCTTCGCCTACCAAGTCTCCGAATATCGTTGACAGCCTTCCTGAATCCTCTTTAAACATGGAAACCAGTGAAGCTGAATCCATTGTcactaaaaagaaagaaaagcgtgagaaaaaagaaaaagaaaagaagaaaaaagataaaaaaattaaagaaaaggtGTCCGATGAGCAAGagcgaaaaaacaaaaaggataaaaaaaaagagaaaaaagaaaaagacaaggaaaagtgtaaagaaaaagaagaaaatctaaCCGTTCCAAAAATCACTTTTAAATTTGCAGCTGCCCCTAGTTCACCACACCCGCTAACGCCAGACTCGACCCCAAAACT aatATTTAAAGCCATAGCTGACAAAGAAGGTAATTTCACTGCCTCTGGTAGCAGCAACAGGGATGTAACTGTTCAGTCACCCGTTCAACCAGCAGTTGAAGTTGCAAAATTTTCTGCGCTTGTCACGCGTCCTCCGAAATTGGTGAAAACTGTAAAGGAAATACCAGCAAACAAGCCTTGTGTTGAAACAACAACCGATTCCCCTTCTACTTCCCAACCTGCGCTAGCCCCTCGCACACCTAGTCCTTCTCCAAAAGTCAGACGTgaaaaaccacaaaaacctCCACGAGTAACAAAAgataaagagaaagagaaaaagaaatgtgacAAACCCGGGGTTGGAGACGTGGCAGTTATTACAGAAACAGTTGGATCTTATTAT GACGAATTTGGCAACAAAATATGGATTTGTCCAGCCTGCGGTCGACAAGACGATGGCACTCCAATGATAGGCTGCGACGAATGCGACGACTGGTATCATTG GGTGTGTGTCGGAATCCGAGTTCCACCTGCCGAAACGGAAAGTTGGTTTTGTCAGCGATGTATAGCAAAAAAACAGGGGTCTTTGAAGGACAAGAAAAAAGGACGG